The Endozoicomonas montiporae CL-33 genome contains a region encoding:
- a CDS encoding LuxR C-terminal-related transcriptional regulator — MSEAISVKEFSNLTDVLYEGIQEDVPWKSFLHSLQDQMHANSATFILRPPSSDADGIIVSTGENTDDEVVAYNKQFFALDPFVDLPHGKVVTLDEFIPEREQGRSDYFSQYLAPMNVYHIVGTDIHTKDGAHCSLRISRGKQAESFSLDDKEVVELLVPHLESAVKIHMRLNRVKSERNLYAGAVNQLAVGAIILDEDGKIMKVNQVAEELINDNDGLKITGKTLQVGTSSDTRKLREMIRNALNSHNKDHTPSLVEALRIQRLSGASDLGIVVRPIPMEKWSEGIQCPSVAIFISDPERKSKAPQEIVKALFDLTPAESQLAMLLANGLTLDETAETLCVSRNTARAHLRSIFSKTGVTRQTMLVRLILKSVASLG; from the coding sequence ATGAGCGAAGCAATCAGCGTGAAAGAGTTCAGCAATCTGACTGATGTGTTATACGAAGGCATTCAGGAAGATGTCCCATGGAAGTCGTTTCTGCACAGCCTTCAGGATCAGATGCATGCCAACTCTGCCACTTTTATACTGAGACCCCCATCCAGTGATGCCGACGGCATCATTGTCAGCACCGGAGAAAATACTGATGATGAGGTGGTCGCCTATAACAAGCAGTTTTTTGCCCTTGATCCCTTTGTTGACCTGCCCCATGGCAAAGTAGTCACTCTGGACGAGTTTATTCCGGAGCGTGAGCAGGGACGGTCCGACTATTTCAGCCAATATCTGGCTCCCATGAACGTTTACCATATTGTTGGCACCGACATTCATACCAAAGACGGCGCTCACTGCAGCCTGAGAATCAGCCGGGGCAAACAGGCCGAATCCTTTTCGCTGGACGATAAAGAGGTGGTTGAACTACTGGTGCCTCATCTTGAATCTGCGGTGAAGATTCATATGCGCCTGAACCGGGTCAAGTCGGAACGAAACCTGTATGCCGGGGCTGTGAACCAGCTGGCGGTTGGTGCCATTATTCTGGATGAAGATGGCAAGATCATGAAAGTGAATCAGGTCGCTGAAGAACTGATAAACGACAATGACGGCCTGAAAATTACCGGTAAAACATTGCAGGTTGGTACCAGCAGCGACACCCGAAAGTTGCGGGAAATGATCCGTAATGCGCTTAATTCACACAATAAGGATCATACACCGTCTCTGGTAGAAGCCCTGCGCATTCAGCGTCTGTCGGGTGCCAGCGATCTGGGCATTGTCGTTCGTCCCATTCCCATGGAAAAATGGTCTGAAGGCATACAGTGTCCATCGGTGGCCATTTTCATCAGCGACCCTGAACGCAAATCAAAAGCTCCACAGGAAATTGTAAAGGCCCTGTTCGACCTGACACCCGCTGAATCACAGCTGGCCATGTTACTGGCAAACGGCCTGACACTGGACGAAACGGCTGAAACCCTGTGTGTCAGTCGCAATACGGCAAGAGCTCACCTGCGTTCTATCTTCTCCAAAACCGGCGTCACACGACAAACCATGCTGGTACGCCTGATTCTGAAAAGTGTTGCCTCGCTGGGCTAG
- a CDS encoding putative Ig domain-containing protein, with protein sequence MAIKLKIVNKEGEVREVTLQAGVEINLQAGEQIDITASEGLELVLVNGTLVISDGLIEVNIGGFANSGGLISGGKTITAQQVASGEFNGVEVVDVVVEAENTETTFEAENTEIATDSSSTDGGAGNALNPVADVLAGDGGVDSLFVTGAEQEDTSQATTRNEREAEAESEAESQTSPVEPESLPSFSPISLLNVASPFLAAEEEVFTFTPEATGGSGNYTYEVTLTDGSELPEWLVFDPATGTISGIPDDGNLETLEIRIIVTDSQGLVSPQEFTTSLSISGVNDVPVLSLGEGDELLGGITITDADLGSTLSKATVTITNGEAGDRLGVDVDNSGLTAVYENGVLTLSGTATAGVYQSVLDSLAIDSSEGFTVGGDRILNVVVTDDQGAESNSANATVNVLAENWSFSEDGLIGSQIAGSWLPAGSSGDAFMSKVVMTFNGKDYVREIGGEFDTINDAGDFKIGIKDPDGTPPIPEVGAIYFRADGTIELVANPLLNFLPKDLNLPASFTYTVNDGGSTTEHTFGMDVTGQNDAPVLNLGEGDELLGGITITDADLGSTLSKATVTITNGEAGDRLGEWCFNTVRYCNGWCLSVRS encoded by the coding sequence ATGGCGATTAAATTAAAAATTGTGAATAAAGAAGGTGAAGTACGTGAAGTTACTTTGCAGGCTGGTGTCGAAATAAACTTACAAGCAGGTGAACAAATTGATATCACCGCTTCTGAAGGCTTGGAGCTCGTCTTAGTAAACGGTACGCTTGTCATTAGTGATGGTTTAATTGAAGTTAATATTGGGGGGTTTGCAAACTCCGGTGGTTTGATATCAGGTGGAAAAACGATAACGGCTCAGCAGGTTGCATCCGGAGAGTTTAATGGTGTAGAAGTTGTCGATGTCGTAGTTGAAGCAGAGAACACTGAAACAACGTTTGAAGCTGAAAATACAGAGATTGCTACAGATTCATCATCAACAGATGGCGGCGCTGGTAATGCATTGAATCCAGTAGCTGATGTATTGGCAGGTGATGGCGGTGTTGATTCCTTGTTTGTCACTGGAGCAGAACAAGAGGATACCTCTCAGGCAACTACCAGGAATGAAAGAGAGGCGGAAGCAGAATCCGAAGCTGAGTCGCAGACAAGCCCTGTAGAACCTGAAAGCTTGCCGTCATTTTCTCCTATCAGTTTATTAAATGTGGCTTCACCATTTTTAGCTGCAGAAGAAGAAGTTTTTACGTTCACTCCTGAAGCGACTGGTGGTTCCGGAAATTATACCTATGAAGTTACCCTGACTGATGGGAGTGAGCTGCCAGAATGGCTCGTATTTGATCCTGCTACCGGAACAATTTCTGGCATTCCTGATGATGGCAATCTTGAAACACTTGAAATCAGAATTATTGTTACCGACTCGCAGGGGTTGGTATCACCACAGGAATTTACAACATCACTGAGTATTTCTGGTGTCAACGATGTGCCTGTTCTAAGTCTGGGTGAAGGTGACGAACTATTGGGAGGCATCACTATTACAGATGCTGACCTTGGCTCAACCCTGAGCAAGGCAACCGTTACTATTACCAATGGTGAAGCGGGTGACAGGCTTGGCGTTGACGTCGACAACTCAGGTCTGACAGCGGTTTATGAGAATGGTGTTTTAACACTGTCCGGTACTGCAACGGCTGGGGTTTATCAGTCCGTTCTTGATTCATTAGCTATAGATTCCAGCGAAGGGTTTACTGTTGGCGGTGACCGCATTCTGAATGTTGTTGTGACGGATGATCAGGGTGCAGAGAGTAACAGCGCCAATGCCACGGTTAATGTGCTGGCGGAGAACTGGTCTTTTTCTGAGGATGGCTTAATCGGTAGCCAAATAGCGGGTAGCTGGCTACCTGCAGGAAGTTCTGGCGATGCCTTCATGAGCAAAGTCGTCATGACCTTTAATGGTAAGGACTATGTCCGTGAGATCGGTGGTGAATTTGACACCATCAATGATGCCGGTGATTTTAAGATAGGCATTAAAGACCCTGATGGTACGCCACCCATTCCTGAAGTGGGTGCTATTTACTTCAGGGCAGATGGCACCATTGAATTAGTAGCGAATCCACTGCTTAACTTTTTGCCGAAAGACTTGAACCTGCCTGCCAGTTTTACCTATACGGTTAATGACGGAGGCAGTACAACAGAGCATACCTTTGGTATGGATGTTACAGGTCAGAATGATGCACCTGTTTTAAATCTGGGTGAAGGTGACGAACTATTGGGAGGCATCACTATTACAGATGCTGACCTTGGCTCAACCCTGAGCAAGGCAACCGTTACTATTACCAATGGTGAAGCGGGTGACAGGCTTGGAGAATGGTGTTTTAACACTGTCCGGTACTGCAACGGCTGGTGTTTATCAGTCCGTTCTTGA
- a CDS encoding TolC family outer membrane protein, translated as MMLKKVFYSVAVASFFSPLSYGMSLNEAFLHVQKNSPIILAASYRSSAQIEQVKQEQAGYLPTLDVYSSWGKEKSRNSTVAGRTNDKDAFETLTRNEGKITLKQFIFDGLETQNRILGAKAESMAEVQNKLDVQESTFFSVVQVYMDVLRHQMLLDHGRDYVSVQKAIADKVDDRASTGYGDKADQLQASSRLRLARAELRQIERDLASAKASFERVVGVQPEDLSMPDTVLSMPSGLQDAVRKALSVHPSLKMAEYRKDAAEKNYEASKGRNFPEFGLELSASRNRNLDGSKSPSDDFNALITMNYNLFRGGADKARIKQRAEQMNESMQEYQETYRKIKETVSQSWFALDAAQKRVKEINGYADEREQVKNSFFEQYQVGRRSLLNLLDSEQESFNARKLQVNEQFTLHLEKYRLVSSMGVLASSHKF; from the coding sequence ATGATGCTCAAAAAAGTCTTTTATTCTGTCGCTGTAGCTTCTTTTTTCTCTCCACTGTCGTATGGGATGTCGCTCAATGAAGCCTTTCTTCATGTGCAAAAAAATAGCCCTATTATTCTAGCTGCATCTTACCGTAGCTCTGCGCAGATAGAGCAGGTGAAGCAAGAGCAGGCTGGCTATCTTCCGACGCTGGATGTGTATTCAAGTTGGGGAAAAGAGAAAAGTAGAAACAGTACCGTGGCTGGCAGAACAAACGACAAAGATGCGTTCGAGACACTAACCCGTAATGAAGGAAAGATAACACTAAAACAATTTATTTTTGATGGTTTAGAGACGCAGAATCGCATTTTGGGTGCTAAAGCAGAAAGTATGGCAGAAGTTCAAAATAAGCTAGATGTTCAAGAATCTACATTCTTTAGCGTTGTTCAGGTTTATATGGATGTTTTACGGCACCAAATGCTGCTGGATCATGGTCGAGATTATGTAAGCGTACAGAAAGCGATAGCTGACAAAGTTGATGATCGCGCTAGTACCGGGTACGGAGATAAAGCGGATCAATTACAAGCGAGTAGTCGTCTAAGGTTGGCAAGGGCAGAGTTGAGACAAATAGAAAGAGATTTGGCATCTGCAAAAGCATCATTTGAGAGGGTGGTTGGTGTGCAGCCTGAAGACTTGAGTATGCCTGATACAGTGTTGTCTATGCCCTCAGGTTTGCAAGATGCTGTTAGAAAGGCACTTTCTGTTCATCCTTCCTTGAAAATGGCTGAATATAGGAAAGATGCTGCAGAAAAGAACTACGAAGCCAGTAAGGGGCGTAATTTTCCTGAATTTGGCCTTGAATTATCAGCGAGCAGAAATCGCAACCTTGACGGTTCGAAAAGCCCTAGTGATGATTTTAATGCTTTGATAACGATGAATTATAACTTGTTCAGAGGCGGCGCTGATAAAGCGCGGATAAAGCAGCGTGCTGAACAGATGAATGAGTCTATGCAGGAGTATCAGGAAACCTATAGAAAAATTAAAGAGACGGTTTCTCAGTCATGGTTTGCTTTGGATGCAGCTCAAAAACGGGTAAAAGAAATCAATGGTTATGCGGATGAACGTGAACAGGTAAAAAACTCATTCTTTGAGCAATATCAGGTTGGGCGCAGATCGCTTCTGAACCTTTTGGATAGTGAGCAGGAGAGCTTTAATGCCAGAAAGCTGCAGGTGAATGAACAGTTTACCCTTCATCTTGAAAAATACAGGCTAGTTAGCTCAATGGGAGTACTTGCGTCTTCTCATAAATTTTAG
- a CDS encoding FAD-binding protein, with the protein MADIRCFSLQILAKLRDKLMDNNNNKVWDKTVDVIVVGSGAGALTAALRSHDLGMRVLVVEKSDVYGGTSAISGGGIWIPDNHQISQLGGEDSEEKSISYLKNIIGHDPGDGRIEAFVGNAKKMLKYLENNTRVRYESQPAYADYYPEVEGGLPGYRSMDPLPFDARELGDEFEKLRPTTKATLMLGRMSMDMKQARVMLTRSPGFLPTTLKVMWRYWSDLPWRFKSSRDRLLMLGNALVGALRASMMDRNIPLWLSSPMKNLITENDTVIGIEVEKDGKTLRLKAQKGVILATGGFEQNQAMREQYLPQPSHTSWSGTPAGQNTGDGITAGMALGAEVAYMEHAWWAPSTLPPGEVQSQILFVERALPGSMMVNSAGKRFCNEAAPYNDIGYDMYRADQEEGVTAAPCWFVFDARFRNRYPCGPLLPGYAAPDSRLPDHLKKDDYYFRENTLEALAEKIGVDKEGLLNTVREYNANAQKGIDPEFNKGKSLFDRYYGDPTSPSSPCNAPLEKGPFYAIKVNAGDIGTKGGLRTDVHARVLDRQGQAIPGLYATGNTSASPMVQTYPGAGATLGPAMTFGYLAANHIKNDMQLAQANVSVQQNNKKESQNAVEV; encoded by the coding sequence ATGGCTGACATTCGCTGTTTTAGCCTGCAGATACTGGCAAAATTAAGAGACAAGCTAATGGATAATAATAACAACAAAGTCTGGGATAAAACGGTTGATGTCATTGTTGTAGGCTCGGGCGCCGGTGCTTTAACCGCAGCTTTGCGCTCTCATGATCTGGGGATGCGTGTTCTGGTGGTGGAAAAAAGTGACGTCTATGGTGGAACGTCTGCCATTTCCGGAGGCGGCATCTGGATACCCGACAACCATCAGATATCTCAGCTGGGTGGTGAAGATTCTGAAGAAAAATCCATCAGCTACCTCAAAAATATTATCGGGCATGATCCCGGCGATGGCCGGATAGAAGCGTTTGTGGGTAATGCCAAAAAGATGCTCAAGTACCTTGAGAATAACACCCGGGTTCGATACGAGTCACAACCTGCCTATGCCGATTATTATCCGGAAGTGGAAGGCGGCCTTCCGGGCTATCGCTCCATGGATCCGCTGCCTTTCGATGCGCGCGAGCTGGGTGATGAATTTGAGAAACTGCGCCCGACCACAAAGGCGACATTAATGCTGGGCCGTATGAGTATGGACATGAAACAGGCCAGGGTCATGCTGACGCGCTCCCCCGGTTTCTTGCCGACCACCCTGAAAGTCATGTGGCGTTACTGGAGTGACCTTCCCTGGCGCTTTAAGTCTTCAAGAGATCGACTGTTGATGTTGGGTAATGCTCTGGTAGGAGCGCTGCGGGCTTCCATGATGGACAGGAATATACCACTCTGGCTGAGTTCACCCATGAAAAATCTGATTACAGAAAACGACACTGTTATCGGTATTGAGGTGGAGAAAGACGGAAAGACGTTAAGGCTAAAAGCGCAAAAAGGTGTGATTCTGGCAACGGGAGGATTTGAGCAGAATCAAGCTATGCGTGAGCAATATTTACCCCAGCCTTCCCACACCAGCTGGAGCGGAACGCCAGCGGGGCAGAACACGGGAGATGGCATCACGGCTGGCATGGCGCTGGGTGCTGAAGTGGCCTATATGGAACATGCCTGGTGGGCGCCGTCTACCTTGCCGCCCGGAGAAGTGCAGTCCCAGATTTTGTTTGTTGAACGGGCATTGCCCGGTTCCATGATGGTGAACAGCGCCGGTAAGCGGTTCTGTAACGAAGCGGCTCCTTATAATGATATTGGTTACGACATGTACCGGGCCGATCAGGAAGAAGGTGTCACGGCAGCGCCCTGCTGGTTTGTGTTTGATGCCCGGTTCCGCAATCGTTACCCCTGTGGTCCACTGTTGCCCGGATATGCGGCACCTGACTCACGCCTGCCGGATCATCTGAAAAAAGACGACTATTATTTCCGTGAAAATACGCTGGAAGCTCTGGCAGAGAAAATTGGTGTCGATAAAGAAGGTCTTCTGAATACGGTCAGGGAGTACAACGCCAACGCTCAGAAGGGCATTGACCCTGAATTCAATAAAGGCAAGTCGCTGTTTGACCGTTATTATGGCGACCCGACCAGTCCGTCGAGCCCCTGCAATGCACCGCTGGAGAAAGGTCCGTTTTATGCCATCAAAGTCAATGCCGGCGATATCGGTACCAAGGGTGGTTTGCGTACCGATGTTCATGCCCGGGTGCTGGACAGGCAGGGACAGGCGATTCCGGGGCTTTACGCCACCGGTAATACCTCGGCCTCGCCCATGGTGCAGACTTATCCCGGTGCCGGTGCCACTCTTGGTCCGGCCATGACCTTTGGCTATCTGGCTGCTAACCATATCAAGAATGATATGCAGTTGGCCCAGGCGAATGTCAGTGTGCAACAGAACAATAAGAAGGAATCTCAAAATGCCGTTGAAGTCTGA
- a CDS encoding SDR family NAD(P)-dependent oxidoreductase, translating into MPLKSDRVVLVTGASRGVGKGIALALAEPGTTVYVTGRTLQEGDAPLPGTLQKTADEITARGGKGVAVICDHGDDQQVEQLFKRIQRDSGRLDILVNSATALPDRLVEPGPFWNKGLSMLDILDVGMRSTYVASYYAARIMSEQGEGLMVNVSSFGARCYMHGPAYGAGKAAVDKFAVDMAIDLKPYNVASVSLWMGLVRTERTQAVFDAEPDKYADIVATAESPEFGGRVVAALAESENLMERSGRVWIAAELGEELGVKDIDGSQPPSHRAFLGEPAEPSPAIVE; encoded by the coding sequence ATGCCGTTGAAGTCTGATCGTGTCGTGCTGGTCACCGGAGCCAGTCGTGGTGTAGGCAAGGGTATTGCGTTGGCTTTGGCTGAACCGGGAACGACGGTTTATGTGACCGGAAGAACCCTGCAGGAAGGCGATGCTCCTTTGCCCGGAACGTTACAGAAAACAGCAGATGAAATCACTGCCCGGGGCGGTAAAGGGGTTGCCGTGATTTGTGATCACGGTGATGACCAGCAGGTGGAACAGCTGTTCAAACGGATACAAAGAGACAGTGGTCGTCTGGATATTCTGGTGAACTCGGCCACTGCCTTGCCTGACCGGCTGGTAGAGCCGGGCCCGTTCTGGAACAAAGGGTTATCCATGCTGGATATTCTGGATGTTGGCATGCGCTCGACGTATGTAGCCAGTTATTACGCAGCACGTATTATGTCTGAACAGGGTGAGGGGCTGATGGTTAACGTGTCGTCTTTTGGAGCCCGCTGTTATATGCATGGTCCGGCTTATGGCGCTGGTAAGGCTGCGGTTGACAAGTTTGCGGTGGATATGGCGATTGATCTGAAGCCTTACAATGTTGCTTCTGTCTCTTTATGGATGGGGCTGGTCAGAACCGAGCGGACTCAGGCAGTGTTCGATGCCGAACCCGACAAGTATGCGGATATTGTGGCAACGGCTGAAAGTCCCGAGTTTGGCGGGCGGGTTGTTGCCGCCCTTGCTGAATCCGAAAACCTGATGGAGCGCAGTGGCAGAGTATGGATTGCAGCGGAACTTGGTGAAGAGCTTGGCGTGAAAGATATTGATGGCAGTCAGCCACCGTCGCACAGAGCCTTCCTGGGGGAACCGGCGGAACCTAGTCCGGCTATTGTTGAATAA
- the sstT gene encoding serine/threonine transporter SstT, with protein sequence MNQAQSLFERMTSISLVLRIVIGIALGTLIAVASPATAGSVAILGSLFVRALQAVAPILVFVLVMSSIANQKKDQHSNIRPIVILYLIGTLAAAFTAVALSFLSPVTLSLATEGASATPPEGIGEVLNTLLFRIVQNPVEALLNGNFIGILAWAIGLGVLLRHASDTTKTTLLDMSDAVSSIVRFVIQLAPFGIFGLVADTIASTGFSVLLGYSHLLVILVGSMLIIALGVNPLIVFLKTRQNPYPLVLRCIRESGVTAFFTRSSAANIPVNMQLCKSLKLHEDTYSVSIPLGATINMGGAAITITVMTLAAVNTLGIQVDIATAFILSVVAAVSACGASGVAGGSLLLIPLACSLFGIPNEVAMQVVAVGFIIGVIQDSVETALNSSTDVVFTATACIAAEQNGETAVSGEQAEA encoded by the coding sequence ATGAATCAAGCTCAGTCGCTGTTCGAGCGAATGACGAGCATTAGCCTGGTACTCAGAATCGTTATTGGTATCGCTCTGGGTACACTTATTGCGGTAGCCTCTCCTGCTACCGCTGGCTCCGTTGCCATTCTTGGATCACTGTTTGTACGCGCTTTGCAGGCGGTTGCTCCTATTCTGGTATTTGTTCTGGTTATGTCGTCTATTGCCAACCAGAAGAAAGACCAACACAGCAACATTCGTCCAATTGTTATTCTGTACCTGATTGGTACTCTGGCTGCCGCTTTTACTGCCGTAGCTCTTAGCTTCCTGTCACCCGTCACTCTGAGTCTGGCAACAGAAGGTGCCAGCGCTACACCGCCGGAAGGTATTGGCGAAGTACTGAACACTCTGCTGTTCCGCATTGTTCAGAACCCGGTTGAAGCGCTGCTGAATGGTAACTTCATCGGCATCCTGGCCTGGGCAATTGGTCTGGGCGTGTTACTGCGCCATGCATCCGACACCACCAAGACAACCCTGCTCGATATGTCTGATGCCGTATCCAGCATTGTTCGCTTTGTGATTCAGCTGGCACCTTTCGGTATCTTTGGTCTGGTGGCTGACACTATTGCTTCCACCGGTTTTTCGGTACTGCTGGGTTACTCGCACCTGCTGGTGATTCTGGTGGGCAGCATGCTGATCATCGCTTTGGGTGTAAACCCCCTGATCGTTTTCCTGAAAACCCGTCAGAACCCTTACCCACTGGTGCTGCGCTGCATCCGTGAAAGTGGAGTGACCGCTTTCTTCACCCGTAGCTCTGCGGCAAACATTCCGGTGAATATGCAACTGTGCAAAAGCCTGAAGCTGCATGAAGACACCTACTCCGTTTCCATCCCTCTGGGTGCAACCATTAATATGGGCGGTGCCGCCATCACTATTACCGTGATGACTCTGGCTGCGGTGAACACTCTGGGCATTCAGGTAGACATTGCTACAGCGTTCATCCTGAGCGTAGTGGCTGCGGTTTCTGCCTGTGGTGCTTCCGGTGTGGCCGGTGGCTCCCTGCTGTTGATTCCTCTCGCCTGTAGCCTGTTTGGTATTCCAAACGAAGTGGCTATGCAGGTGGTGGCTGTCGGCTTTATTATCGGTGTGATTCAGGACTCGGTTGAAACTGCACTGAACAGTTCTACCGACGTGGTCTTTACTGCCACAGCGTGTATTGCTGCCGAACAGAATGGTGAGACTGCTGTTTCCGGTGAGCAGGCTGAAGCCTGA
- a CDS encoding NADPH-dependent 2,4-dienoyl-CoA reductase, with product MTMSADVHPLYPNLFLPLDLGFTTLKNRILMGSMHTYLEEQGKFKELGAYYAERAKGGVGLIVSGGIAPNQAAGGMPGAAVMSTEADVDHHLPLTKAVHDEGGKICMQILHTGRYGVHPENIAPSAKKSPINPFVPRALTSEEVRQEIDDFVNCAVLSQKAGYDGVEIMGSEGYFLNQFITSEVNQRDDEWGGEYSNRIKLPIEVVRRTREAVGEHFIIIYRLSMLDLVKGGSTWDEVVALGKAVEQAGATIINTGIGWHEARIPTIATMVPRAAFTAVTARIRSELSIPVITSNRINMPDTAEEVLARGDADLISMARPFLADPDWANKAEQQRADEINTCIGCNQACLDHVFQLKPVSCLVNPRACDETQLNYLPTETPKKLAVVGAGPAGLAFATTAASRGHQVTLFEASDRIGGQFNIAKTVPGKEEFNETLRYFQRQIELTGVTLKLNTKVAAEELNSSDFDEIIVATGVTPRTPDIEGIDHPKVLSYLEAFRGAEVGKSVAIIGAGGIGFDLCEFLTQNGPSTSLSTSAFMEEWGVDLDVKHRGGLLTKQPVEQPARQVYLLQRRSHKPGSNLGKTTGWIHRSTLTKRGVKMLHSCEYEKIDDQGLHIKVEGKSDILPVDHVIICAGQEPLRTLADNITDKPVHTIGGADVAAELDAKRAINQGCHLAAAI from the coding sequence ATGACTATGTCAGCCGACGTTCACCCACTCTACCCAAACCTGTTCCTGCCCCTGGATCTGGGCTTCACCACACTGAAAAACCGCATTCTCATGGGTTCCATGCACACCTACCTTGAGGAGCAGGGCAAGTTTAAAGAACTGGGAGCCTATTACGCAGAACGCGCGAAAGGCGGTGTTGGCCTTATCGTGTCCGGAGGTATTGCACCCAACCAGGCAGCCGGTGGTATGCCCGGAGCCGCAGTAATGAGCACCGAGGCCGATGTAGACCACCACCTGCCCCTGACCAAAGCAGTACACGACGAAGGTGGTAAGATCTGTATGCAAATTCTGCATACCGGTCGCTATGGCGTTCACCCTGAAAACATTGCACCCAGTGCCAAAAAGTCGCCCATTAATCCCTTTGTTCCCAGAGCCCTGACCAGCGAAGAAGTCAGACAGGAAATTGATGACTTTGTAAACTGCGCCGTACTGTCACAAAAGGCAGGCTACGATGGTGTCGAAATCATGGGATCTGAAGGCTATTTCCTGAATCAGTTTATTACCAGCGAAGTAAACCAGAGAGACGATGAATGGGGTGGCGAGTACAGTAACCGGATCAAGCTGCCTATAGAGGTCGTACGTCGTACACGCGAAGCTGTCGGTGAACACTTTATTATTATTTACCGCCTGTCCATGCTTGATCTGGTGAAAGGTGGCAGCACCTGGGATGAGGTCGTAGCGCTGGGCAAGGCCGTTGAACAGGCCGGTGCCACCATCATCAACACCGGCATCGGCTGGCACGAAGCCCGTATTCCAACCATTGCTACCATGGTACCCCGCGCAGCATTTACTGCCGTCACAGCCCGAATCCGTTCCGAACTGTCTATTCCTGTTATTACCTCTAACCGGATCAATATGCCGGACACTGCTGAAGAAGTACTGGCAAGAGGCGACGCTGACCTGATATCCATGGCTCGCCCATTCCTTGCCGATCCAGACTGGGCAAACAAGGCAGAACAGCAAAGAGCCGATGAAATTAACACCTGTATTGGTTGTAACCAGGCCTGCCTCGACCACGTCTTCCAGCTAAAGCCGGTCAGCTGCCTGGTCAATCCAAGAGCCTGTGACGAAACACAGCTGAACTACCTTCCCACTGAAACCCCCAAAAAACTGGCTGTTGTCGGGGCTGGCCCCGCGGGGTTGGCATTTGCCACTACCGCCGCATCAAGAGGCCATCAGGTCACGCTCTTTGAAGCTTCCGACCGTATTGGCGGGCAGTTCAACATTGCCAAAACCGTACCTGGTAAAGAAGAGTTCAATGAAACCCTGCGTTATTTCCAGCGACAGATCGAGCTGACCGGCGTCACACTGAAGCTCAACACCAAAGTAGCGGCAGAAGAACTCAACAGCAGTGACTTTGATGAAATCATTGTTGCCACCGGTGTCACCCCGAGAACACCGGATATAGAAGGCATCGACCACCCTAAGGTGCTGAGTTATCTCGAAGCTTTCCGGGGAGCCGAAGTGGGTAAAAGTGTTGCCATTATCGGCGCCGGAGGTATCGGCTTTGATCTCTGCGAGTTTCTGACCCAGAACGGCCCATCCACCAGCCTGAGTACCAGTGCCTTCATGGAAGAGTGGGGCGTAGACCTTGACGTAAAACACCGGGGAGGCCTGTTAACGAAACAACCCGTTGAGCAACCGGCACGTCAGGTCTATCTGCTACAACGCAGAAGCCATAAGCCGGGCAGTAATCTGGGCAAAACCACTGGCTGGATTCACCGCTCTACATTAACCAAGCGCGGCGTCAAAATGTTGCACTCCTGCGAATATGAAAAGATTGACGATCAGGGGCTGCACATTAAAGTAGAAGGCAAGTCAGACATTCTGCCGGTTGATCATGTCATCATCTGTGCCGGTCAGGAGCCTCTCAGAACTCTGGCAGACAACATCACTGACAAGCCTGTGCATACCATTGGCGGCGCTGATGTTGCTGCCGAGCTGGATGCAAAGCGTGCGATTAATCAGGGATGTCATCTGGCAGCGGCTATTTAA